One window of the Sphingobacteriaceae bacterium genome contains the following:
- the rpmE gene encoding 50S ribosomal protein L31: protein MDIHPPYELTTITCACGATYEVMSTKQNLRVEICSACHPFYTGKQRIVDTGGRVDRFRRRYGDFGAQKQAASGTEE, encoded by the coding sequence GTGGATATTCATCCGCCCTACGAATTGACCACCATTACGTGCGCCTGCGGCGCGACCTATGAAGTCATGTCGACCAAGCAGAACCTGCGGGTCGAAATTTGCAGCGCATGCCATCCTTTCTACACCGGCAAGCAGCGCATCGTCGACACCGGCGGCCGGGTAGATCGGTTCCGTCGCCGCTACGGCGACTTCGGCGCCCAGAAGCAGGCAGCGTCCGGCACCGAGGAGTAA